GCACCCCTGTCATCGAGCACGGCGGCGACCTTTTCACCTCGACGGCCCATCAACTGCTCATGCCGGAATCCGGGTACGGCGTCGCGATCATGGCCAACACAGGCATGGCCTTCGCCGACGCCGGTGCCCTCATGGACGGCGTCGTCGACCTGATCGAGGGAGGCGCGCCCGAGATCCCCTCCTTGGCGTCCTCGCTGGTCATCGACCTGCTCTTCCTGCTGCTGACCCTGGCGACCGCCGGGCTGGCCGTACGTGGCGTGGCCCGCTCGCGGCGGTGGGCCGCCCGCCGTACGGGATGGCGGCGATGGCGGCTGCTGCCCTATCTGGCGCCGCTCGCGCTGTGCGCGACGATCACCCCGATCTTCCGGGTGCTCGCCCGGGGCGGAGACATCATGTGGGTGCAGGTGGCCTATCTCTACCCGACATTCATGATCTGGCTGGTGGCCGCCGCGACCGCCGGCACGGCGGTGGTGGCCGCACGGCTCTACCACGCCGTCCGGCTGCGACTGCGACGAGTGGGCGACCAGGCATCCTGAAGCACCGCCGGCCGCGTCAGGATTCGCCCAGGCGGCAGGCGAGGTAGTGGGGGATCGACGCGGTGGCCGTGGCGCCGAAGCGAGTGGCACCCAAGCTCCTACGTGGCCGACTGGTACGCACTCAAAGTCGACTTCACCGTCGCAGCACCCGCCCACCCTCCGAAGCCGTCGGACGGCACCGCCTCGACCAGGCCACAGGACCGGCAATCGCCTGGTCAGGGCTCAACCCTCATGACGTGATGTGAGCCAGTAGTAATCACCGGCTGCCGACAGTCCATCGAATGGCCCTGAGGTCGCATCCCCGCGCTGGTGTGCGTCAGTTCGCGATTCGGCCGAGGAAGTCGGCGATGAGCGGGGCGATCTCCGGCAGGTTCTCCTCCAGGGCGAAGTGCCCGGTGTCGAACAGGTGCAGTTCGGCGTTGGGCAGGTCGCGCAGGTAGGCGCGGGCCCCGGGTTCGGGGAAGAACGGGTCGTTGCGGCCCCAGGTGATGAGGGTGGGCGGGGTGTGGCTGCGCAACCACTCCTGCCAGACCGGGTACCGCGCGACATTGGTGTGGTAGTCGAAGGCCAAGGCGATCTGGGCTTCCTTTCGGCCCGGCAGGTCGAGGAAGTGCTGGTCGAGCGTCCACCCGTCCGGCGCGATCAGTTCGGGGCGGGCAACGCCGCTTTCGTACTGACCGCGCGTGCCCGAGAGGGTGAGCAGGTCGCCGATGGTGTCGTCGGCGCCTGGCGTCTGGGGACGCAACGCGATGAAGTCGCGGGCGCCCGCCGACAGGCCCTCCTCGTAGGCGTTGCCGTTCTGCACGATCAGGCCCGCGATCTGCTCGGGGTGGCGTTCGGCGAGCCTGAAGCCCACCGGCGCGCCGAAGTCGAAGACGTACATCACATAGCGGGTCAGCCCGATGCGCTGAACGAAGCCCTCTGTGATGTCGGCGAGCCGGTCGAAGGAGTAGGTGAAGCCCTGCGGCGCCTGGGTGTGGCCGAAACCGGGGTAGTCGGGCGCGATCAGCCGGAAGCGGGACCCCAGCACGTCGATGAGGCGGCGGAACTGGTGAGAGGCGGAGGGGAATCCGTGCAGGAGCAGCAGCGCGGGGGCGTCAGGCCGCTCGGGCAGCGACTCGCGGTAGAAGACGCGGACGCCGTCGACGTCGACGTGGCGGTGAGCAGTGCGGGCGATCAAGGGCAAGGACATGTCTAATGCCTTTCAAGCGTCATGATGCATTAGGTGTAGCGATCACGAGTCTAATGTGTCAAGTCGGCGATGTAGCATTAGGTCGTGAGTAATCTCGC
This window of the Nonomuraea africana genome carries:
- a CDS encoding alpha/beta fold hydrolase — protein: MSLPLIARTAHRHVDVDGVRVFYRESLPERPDAPALLLLHGFPSASHQFRRLIDVLGSRFRLIAPDYPGFGHTQAPQGFTYSFDRLADITEGFVQRIGLTRYVMYVFDFGAPVGFRLAERHPEQIAGLIVQNGNAYEEGLSAGARDFIALRPQTPGADDTIGDLLTLSGTRGQYESGVARPELIAPDGWTLDQHFLDLPGRKEAQIALAFDYHTNVARYPVWQEWLRSHTPPTLITWGRNDPFFPEPGARAYLRDLPNAELHLFDTGHFALEENLPEIAPLIADFLGRIAN